The genomic region GCAGGTAAAGGTGAATGTCCATTTGTCCCCAGGTATCGTCAACAGATCACCTGTCAGTGGTTCCTTTTACCATGACGCCAATATACTTATTCCTGCTTTTTACAACGAAGTATTTATGCTGAACAGTTTCTGAGAAATGGAAGAAAGCGAGATTGTCTTGAATGTCATCGGAGATAAAAACACCACCAGGCCTCAGAGCCTGCCAAAGGCGGCTGTAGCCAAACATTCTTCCTGAATAGCTTTTATCACTGTCGTAGTGACACATATCCAACGGATACAAGCGCCCTAGTGCCTTGCCTATCCCGCTGCGGTCGGCTTCTCGGATAAGTTCCCAATAAATGCGAAGGTATGGAGGAACCGCTGCCCCAACATGTTTTTCGCTTCCAAAACGCAGGTAGGGTCTATCAACGCTGATAAGCTTTCCCCCGCTTCGTTTGGAAACGCTCGCAAGAATAGCGAGACTGGAATCACCCAGGGCGACTCCCGTTTCAACAACTTGCTTGGCGTTCAACGATTCAGCCATGCTATAAAGGAAGGACATATCGGCCCCACCCCCAATGTATTGGGGGGCGACACTTCGGGCCTTAGCTATTAGGCGCGCCAGTTCAGGCTGCGCGTCCTCGAACGGGGTCCAAACAAATCCGGACATGACAGAAGGAAGGCGATCACATTCAATTGCCTCTGTTGCACAACGAGCTTTCGCGAGGTGGCCAGTTGCCTCACCTTCAGCGGGAAACAGCGTACGGGAAACCAGCGATGGGATGGTCGGCCACAATGATGGTCGCAAAGCATATCCGGCAACAGACTTAAACGCGGCCTTCATCATCTGCTCCTATTCAGGCCGAGCGTGCTGGCGAATGGGGTCACATTCTGTATATCGCAGGCCGCTGCAGACAAACGTTCCCGAGAGAACAGGACCATATTATTTATAGATTGCTAATATGCAAGTGGGCGGGTCGCGGTATTTCCTTTCAGCTGCAGTCTTTTGGACAGCCTGTTCGCGCCCTGTTTGACTTCGTAGCCGCGAGCCTGCCGTGGCTGGAGGCAACGGTAGGGGTCAGCTATGATCCTCCATTGAAGACGCGGCTCAGGAAAGATGTGCCACTGCTACCCGGACACCAAATGATCCCAGGTCGTGCTCGGATCTTGCAGCTCTTGCGCTTCGTACTCCGGTGTGACGAGAGCTTTCCGGCTTCGGCAGCATGGTCCGGCCTTTCACCAAGTGAGCATCAAATCACGTCAACGAATTTATATCTCGGCCACCTTGACACAATGGGCCGCGACGCCGATGAATTTCTAATGTGCGCCGGGGGTTAATTTGGATAATGCAACACGGCAATCAGAACGACTTGGGGCTGGTTGCAGCAATACCAGCGCGCAACACGACCGTTGACCTCTTAAGGGCAGTCAGCGTCCTTTGGATCGTTGGCGTCTGGCATCCGATAGGATATTCGCCAATCAGGGAAGTAGGCAAGAACGCCGTGACCTTGATGGTGACGGTCGCCGCTTTGGCGCTTTTTGTGCTTCTATCTGGCTACCTACAAGGAGGCCGCGGCCGCGATCTTTTCGACTTCTATAGGCGACGCTTTTGGAGGATTTACGTACCATTCGTTGGAGCTAGCCTGATATTCCTCGTGATGAATATCGGAGATCATCTTGCGCTGATTAAAGGCGTCTTCCTGGTGGCTATGTTGGATGAACCGGCAGCGGTTACGCTATGGTTCATCAATATGATTATGCTCTTCTACCTGTGTGCACCAGTGCTGCTCTGGATCAAACGGAGATCGCTGACGTTGTTGTTGATTGTAACGGTCATAATCCTATTGGGATTGCTGGCTGTCGACTGGCTCTGGGAGCGCCTGGACAATCGTTTGATGATCTACTTCCCCTGCTTCGTGGCTGGAATTGTTTTGTCTGGATCGGCTCCGCCCAAAGCGGTCTGGCCGGTAGTGCTTGTGACCGCAATCGCTTGTATCGCCACGCTTTCTGTGCCGATCGATGGGACAGATATTGTCCTTTTGCCTTGGGCTGTGCTCGCCTCGGTCTCCGCGTTTTGCTTAGCCACCCGGCGGCTTAACGACCTTTCGGATACGGCGACAATGTGGATTGAGCGGGCGGCCTATGCCAGCTTCTTCGCCTATCTTCTGCACCGTCCCGTATACAGGATCTTGGAAGCACTTTCGGCTGCAATTGAGCTTGATCCATTGATCCTAATTGTCGCGGTGGGGATTCCGACAACCGCTATCGCGGCGTACTTCCTGCAAAAAGGGTACGATCGCTTGCTCGCGTCCGCTAGAATGGCATAACATTTGGCTGCAACTGTTGCAGCGTGAAAGTCTGCTTGAAGGCCGCCTTTCTTTTCACGCCAAGCGTGACTTATAATGCGCTGATACCGCCAAGTCCGCAGGGTTGTCTCTGAGCCGCCAGCGCGCATTATATCCGCACACATCATAAGTGTTACAACGTCCAGAGAACGTGAGTCTTCAAACGAGAAACTCAATAAGAAGCAATCGGAAATTGCGGCGCGATTAAACGTTCCGAGAGTGTCCGGGCGTTTACTCGCGATAGAGGGGAAAGAGTAGCCGCCCACGAATTGAAAAACACGTTTTAATTGAATTCGCCTTGGGATTGCGAATATAATATTATCGCTTATGTATATAAAACTAAATGATTAATCAGTATATTAAAGTATTAATATCATTTAGCTTTAATATAATGTGGCTTTACAAAAAAAATTGCTGATGTACCGTCCTAGAACAAACAGAAGACTTGATTAAAACTGTCACGGAAACGTCACGGTACGCTTATGTTTTACCGGCTAAAGCCGGGATTCGCAAGGCATCGGAGTTTATCTTGCTATTCGCGTCGCGACAACGGCGCGCGTTGCAGTTGTACGGGGGATGCATGCATGGCTCGGGGTGACAAAGTCATCTCTGCTCACCGGCGGGAGATGGGTGCTAGACAGGACGAGGTGTTGGCGGCTTGGAAGGCCGCGGTTGGCTATGCCGATTCTGTGGTCAGCGCGGCGGTTCTTCTATCAAAAAAGACAGCCCGTTCTCACCTTCGCAAGGTTCGGCAGGCACCCTTGCTGTTTGCGACCGACCTCGTGTCCGCATGCTTCGCCCTGAGCTTCGCGTTCGTCGCGCGCTATGGACTGGAGCAGGTTCAGGCAAGTCCGGAGCTGATCGAAACGCTGTTATTTGCGGGTCCGCAGTATCTTGCGATTTGCATCGTGGTCTTTCCCATGGCCGGCCTTTATAGCCGCAATTGGCGGTACGGTTCGATCTCCGATCTCTGGACAATCCTACGGGCAGTCCTCATAACCACGGCCCTTTTGGTCTGCGTGCTATTCTTCATAACAAGGCTGGAAGATATCCCGCGCGCAGCCTTGCTTCTCGAGGCGCTCCTGCTCTCACTGTTCCTTTCGGCGTCGCGGCTGACCTTTCGCATTAACGAATTGTCCCTGCCGGATAACGCTGGATGGCTGAAGCAAGCGCCCGAGCGGGAGCAAAAGATACCGACGCTGCTGGTTGGTGCGGGAGATGCTGCGGATCTCTATCTGCGCGCTGTGAGCCGCGACCGCAGCTGCTTCCATCGTCCGGTTGCCATCATCGAGCCGACAGGCGCCTGCGAAGGGATAATGATGCACGGCGTGCCGATTTTGGGTGCCCTGACGGATTTTGAGAGGGTTGTAAGGGAACTACGCCTCGCCAATTCCTTCCCGCGGCACCTTGTCTTCACCGAGGCGCCTTCCGTATTCGGTGAGGAGGTCTGCGAAAAGCTCATCAGGCAGGCCGAAGCGCTCGGCATCACCGTTTCCCGTTTATCCCAGATGACCGAGCTGAAGAATGCCAAGCGGGAAAACCGATTTGAACTCAAGTCGATCGAGCTGACGGATCTGTTGGAGCGGCCGCAGGCCGCTTTGGACAGGGATGCCATTTTGCGGCTCATAAAGGGGCGCCGCGTTCTCATCACTGGTGCCGGCGGCTCGATCGGCTCCGAGCTCACGCTCCAGATCGCTGCCTGTGAGCCGTCGCAGCTCGTTCTCGTCGAGAACTGCGAGTTCAATCTTTACACAATTGACCTTGAGCTCGCGGAACGCTTCGCGACGTTGCCCCGCGCAACCTGTCTCTGCAATGTTCGGCGGGCCAATCGTGTCAACGACGTTTTCGAAGAATATAGGCCGGAGCTGGTTTTCCATGCGGCAGCGCTCAAGCACGTCCCGATGGTGGAGATCAATCCGTGTGAAGGCGCGCTCACAAACGTGATCGGCACGATGAACGTCGCCAATGCCGCCAGGCAGATCGGCGCCCTTGCGATGGTTCAGATCTCTACCGATAAGGTGGTCAATCCGACAAGCGTCATGGGAGGGACGAAACGCCTCGCGGAGCTCTATTGTCAGGCGCTGGACCTCGAAGGAGTGGAGCGGGGAAGCGGGCCACGTTACATGACCGTGCGGTTCGGCAACGTTCTTGGCTCGAGCGGCTCCCTCATCCCGTTGTTCAAGAGACAGATCGCCAGCGGTGGACCGTTGACCGTGACCGATCCGGACATGACGCGGTTTTTTATGACCATTCGGGAAGCCGTGGAACTTACCCTACAGGCCTCCGCTTACGGGCTCGAGGGCGACATCGGAAAAGGTGAGATCTTCGTTCTGGATATGGGAAAGCCGGTGAAGATCATGGACATCGCACGCAGGATGATCAGGCTTGCAGGTCTTGTCCCCGACAAGGATATAGCGATCAAGGTCATCGGGCTGCGTCCCGGCGAAAAGTGCTACGAGGAGCTTTTCGATATGAATGATACTCCGGTTCCGTCACCTGTTCCGGGGGTTTTCGGCGCAATTCCCAGGCCCGTGCCCCTTTCCAAGCTTCGCACGACGTTCGCCAGGCTGGAGCGCTTCGCTGAATTGGGTGATGCATCCATGGTGCTCGCCCTCATCAGCAGCCTTGTCCCAGGTTATGCGTGGCAGCGTCCCGCATTCGCCGGAGCGGCACTGGCTCCAGTGCATGATGGAACTCGCGAAGAGGGCGAGGATCATGATGACGTGGGTCTCCCGGACAACTTACTTGCAGCTCTTGTGGCTGAGACTGATGGAGGAAATGCTGAGGTGTCTGGGTGGATCAGCCCATCACGGCTGCAATGAAACCCAATCAGCGGCAGGCGCCGGTCGCTCCCACGAAATTAGTCTATTGGATCTCGTCTGGAGAGAACTGTGTTGAATGTAGATGCGGCACCAACGGATAGCACTCCATTGGATCGCTTGCTTTGGCGGCAGCAGGAACGAAGCCAGCGCATTCTGGTGCTGTCCAGCTATAGCCGTTCGTTGACGAATTTCCGTTTGGAACTTCTGAAATCCATGGTGCGCGCCGGCCATGTCGTAGTAGCTGCAGGTCCTGAAGACGACGCGGAGGTGAAGGCCGATCTTTCCAAGATCGGGGTTGAGTTCGCCACAATCCCGATGGCCCGCGCCAGCTTGAGCCCGGTCAGGGACATTGCGACGTTCCTCCAGATCCGGCGACTTATAAAGAAGATAAGGCCCGACGTCGTGGTCCCCTATACGATGAAACCGATCGTCTACGGCGGAATCGCAGCCCGCTCAGCGGGTGTTCCGGGGCGTTGTTTTCTCGTAACCGGTCTGGGGCATGTTTTTTCAGAAGCGAGCCTCAGGACGCTAAAGGGCCGTTGGATCAAACGACTGTGCGTTCGGCTTTATCGGCTGGCGATGGCGGGAGCGAGGACGGTTTTTGTCTACAATGATGCAGATCGCTCGGACATCATTGAAAATTCATTGGTCCACGACGTTTCCGTTATTCATCGTGTTGCCGGCTCCGGCGTGGATGTCGATCACTTCGCCTTCGCACCCGCCCCATTGGAAAAGCCTGTCTTTCTCCTGGTGGCCCGGCTGATCAAAGACAAGGGCGTCTTCGAGTATGTGGAGGCGGCGCGCCGCTTGAAGCGGCAGCGGCCGAATGCCGAATTCCAACTTCTCGGACCGTTTGATCCCAATCCAGGGGCGATATCGCGGCTGCAGGTTCAAGAGTGGATCGAAGAAGGGATCGTGGATTATCTTGGCGAGACAAAGGATGTCCGCCCCTTCCTCGCGAATTGCAACATATTCGTCCTCCCCTCCTATTACCGAGAGGGAATACCCCGCAGCATCCTGGAAGCGATGGCAGTCGGGCGCGCGATTATTACAACGGACCTGCCGGGTTGCCGGGAAACCATCGAACCTGGGGAGAACGGCTATCTTGTCATGCCGCGAAGCGCAGACAGCCTGTTGAGCGCCATGTGGCCGCTTGCCGACGGGCTACGGCTGGCTGCTGAGATGGGTCGGCGTTCGCGCGAACTGGCCTGCACCAGGTTCAATGTCCACTCAATCAACGAAATACTTATCGATCGCATGGGTCTCTCAAATCATGACCATGCGGGCCGAGAGGCTGCAGGAGCCTGTGGGCGGGAGGCCGACGCGATCAACCAACAGCTCGATGCAACGAGGAGGGTCATCTCTTGGAGAGGGTGAAAATAACACCACATGGGCTCGTTCCATCGCCTGCGGGCAGACATCACAGCATCACTTATCAGCGGCGCCTGCTCCGCCCGCGTTCAGGCTATGGAATTGTCGATCTGCTGGAATTGGTGCGCAGGCACCTATGGTCCTTTGGGTCGGTCCTTGTGGGCGGGCTGATTCTCACAGCCTTGACCGCCGGCTTTATGACAAGGGTCTATGTCGCTTCGTCTGCCATTGTTTTCGATCGGAACGATGCCCGTCCCTATGAGGCCGTCGAGGAACTCCGCAAACAGGAGCGGGACAAGTCCGTAATGGAAACGGAACTGGACGTAATCAAATCGCGGGTGTTCGTGGGCACGGTTGTGGACGCGCTCGACTTGGTGAGCGACCCCGACTACAATACTTACCTTCCGCGTCGTGACGACGAAAATGAAGGAGGTATCAGCCTTCTCGTTTCTGCTACGACCAAATTCTTCGCCCCGAAGCAGAATCCCGACACGGTTCGCAGCCGGCTGGTTTCAAAGAGCGTTCAACGCGACAGGGCTATATCGGCGTTGCTCGGTTCCTTCACCGTCGACCGCAACGGTGAAAGCCTTGCGATGACGATCCAGGTGCGGCAGACAAGGGCGCTGAAGGCAGCGGCGATCGCCGACGCCATTGCTCAACATTATGTTGATTGGACTGCCAAACTCACGGACGAAGCAACGAAGAACACGATCGACTATCTTCGAGGTCAGGCGAGGGAGCTTGGCAGCCGCATAGCGGCAATGGAACGCGAGATAGCCGCGTTTTCGGCCAATCGCGATCTCACTTTCGATCCGAAGGATGACATTCTCAGGTCACGGTTGGAGCTTCTGAATGAGCAATTTACAGTGGCAAGTACTGACGAGACCGCCGCGCGGTCGAAGTATCTCGAGGCCAAAGCACTGATTGCGTCGGGCGATGTATCATCCGTTGTACGTGTGGTCGCGTCAGAGCCGCTGGATCGTCTTCGCACCGAGCAGTCACGCCTGGAACGACTGAAGGCACAGCTTAGCTCTAAATTCGCCAAGAACCATCCGTTGGTCGCCGATGCCGATGCCGAACTCGAAGCCAATCGACGGATGATGACGGACGAAGCAGAACGAATTGTCCAGGAATTGGCAAATAGCGCAGAGGTCGCGGCCGGCCGTGCTGCCAAATTTAGTACCGATGTAGCGATGCTCCAGAAACAGATACAAGGGCGCAGTCTTGCGGAAATCCGTAGACGCGAACTTGAGAGGGATTTGCTGGCCGAACAAAAGCGTTATGATCAGGTCGTGCTTCGACTAGGGGATCTAGATCCCGAGCGGGGCGAGCACAAAGCGTCAGCAAGTGTCGCGTCCTATGCGGAGGTGCCGACGAGCCCGACGTTTCCGAAGCCGGCTCTCGTCGTCGTGTCGGGGTCGATGGGTTCTCTCATCCTCGCGGTCCTGACGGTCATCATTGTCGATGTGCTCGACGATCGCCTGTATCGCTCGAACGACCTGGAAGACATTCTGGGCCGGCCGAACCTGGTGACCGTTCCGCGCCTGACCCGGCATTTCCGGCACGGTTCCAGCTCATTCGAATTTGCCGTCGACAATCCATCCTCGCCCTTCGGAAAGGCAATGCGAAATTTGTGTCTTGGGTGGCGAACAATCGAACGCTCGATTGGTGGAAAGATCGTGATGTTTTGTTCACCCTCGCCTGGTGAGGGCAAGACCGCGCTCGCCCTCGGCATGGCCGCCGCGGCGGCAACGAGCAATCTTCGCACGGTTCTGGTTGACTTTGACTCATCAGCGAAAGGTGCGGGCGCGCTTCTTGGCATAGCCACGCCTGGCCTGGTGCCAAAGATCGCAGATCCGCCCGATTTATGCATCTCCAGCATGACTTCGCCGGCCCATCCCAGGCTTGACGTCGTCTTCGCAAGCTTCACTGCCGACGATTCAGGACCACTTTGCTCTTATTTGCGCAAAATGTATGATCTGGTCATCATCGACGCGCCTAATTTAGAGAACGAGGAAGGGGCCGTTTGGCTCGCCGCCCATGTGGATTCCATCATCGTGGTCGTCTCGGCGGGACGCACAACGGAACGAAAGCTGGTCAATGCGTTGAACCGCCTCTCGGTCAACCAACCTTTCATCCTTGGAGGCGTTCTCAACCAAGGCGCGAAGCCTGAAGCCGGCAAGGCAGCGCTGGCGAAATCCGGGCTGTGGGCGCAAGTCAAAGCACGGTTTCGTCAGAAAGAAACCGCATGAATGAGCTTCCACATGAGAAGCCGGATAGTTGAAAAACTGAAAACCAAATCCATCCTCTCATCCGAGAAG from Rhizobium gallicum bv. gallicum R602sp harbors:
- a CDS encoding class I SAM-dependent methyltransferase, whose amino-acid sequence is MKAAFKSVAGYALRPSLWPTIPSLVSRTLFPAEGEATGHLAKARCATEAIECDRLPSVMSGFVWTPFEDAQPELARLIAKARSVAPQYIGGGADMSFLYSMAESLNAKQVVETGVALGDSSLAILASVSKRSGGKLISVDRPYLRFGSEKHVGAAVPPYLRIYWELIREADRSGIGKALGRLYPLDMCHYDSDKSYSGRMFGYSRLWQALRPGGVFISDDIQDNLAFFHFSETVQHKYFVVKSRNKYIGVMVKGTTDR
- a CDS encoding acyltransferase family protein, yielding MQHGNQNDLGLVAAIPARNTTVDLLRAVSVLWIVGVWHPIGYSPIREVGKNAVTLMVTVAALALFVLLSGYLQGGRGRDLFDFYRRRFWRIYVPFVGASLIFLVMNIGDHLALIKGVFLVAMLDEPAAVTLWFINMIMLFYLCAPVLLWIKRRSLTLLLIVTVIILLGLLAVDWLWERLDNRLMIYFPCFVAGIVLSGSAPPKAVWPVVLVTAIACIATLSVPIDGTDIVLLPWAVLASVSAFCLATRRLNDLSDTATMWIERAAYASFFAYLLHRPVYRILEALSAAIELDPLILIVAVGIPTTAIAAYFLQKGYDRLLASARMA
- a CDS encoding polysaccharide biosynthesis protein → MGARQDEVLAAWKAAVGYADSVVSAAVLLSKKTARSHLRKVRQAPLLFATDLVSACFALSFAFVARYGLEQVQASPELIETLLFAGPQYLAICIVVFPMAGLYSRNWRYGSISDLWTILRAVLITTALLVCVLFFITRLEDIPRAALLLEALLLSLFLSASRLTFRINELSLPDNAGWLKQAPEREQKIPTLLVGAGDAADLYLRAVSRDRSCFHRPVAIIEPTGACEGIMMHGVPILGALTDFERVVRELRLANSFPRHLVFTEAPSVFGEEVCEKLIRQAEALGITVSRLSQMTELKNAKRENRFELKSIELTDLLERPQAALDRDAILRLIKGRRVLITGAGGSIGSELTLQIAACEPSQLVLVENCEFNLYTIDLELAERFATLPRATCLCNVRRANRVNDVFEEYRPELVFHAAALKHVPMVEINPCEGALTNVIGTMNVANAARQIGALAMVQISTDKVVNPTSVMGGTKRLAELYCQALDLEGVERGSGPRYMTVRFGNVLGSSGSLIPLFKRQIASGGPLTVTDPDMTRFFMTIREAVELTLQASAYGLEGDIGKGEIFVLDMGKPVKIMDIARRMIRLAGLVPDKDIAIKVIGLRPGEKCYEELFDMNDTPVPSPVPGVFGAIPRPVPLSKLRTTFARLERFAELGDASMVLALISSLVPGYAWQRPAFAGAALAPVHDGTREEGEDHDDVGLPDNLLAALVAETDGGNAEVSGWISPSRLQ
- a CDS encoding glycosyltransferase family 4 protein, translating into MDRLLWRQQERSQRILVLSSYSRSLTNFRLELLKSMVRAGHVVVAAGPEDDAEVKADLSKIGVEFATIPMARASLSPVRDIATFLQIRRLIKKIRPDVVVPYTMKPIVYGGIAARSAGVPGRCFLVTGLGHVFSEASLRTLKGRWIKRLCVRLYRLAMAGARTVFVYNDADRSDIIENSLVHDVSVIHRVAGSGVDVDHFAFAPAPLEKPVFLLVARLIKDKGVFEYVEAARRLKRQRPNAEFQLLGPFDPNPGAISRLQVQEWIEEGIVDYLGETKDVRPFLANCNIFVLPSYYREGIPRSILEAMAVGRAIITTDLPGCRETIEPGENGYLVMPRSADSLLSAMWPLADGLRLAAEMGRRSRELACTRFNVHSINEILIDRMGLSNHDHAGREAAGACGREADAINQQLDATRRVISWRG
- a CDS encoding GumC family protein, with product METELDVIKSRVFVGTVVDALDLVSDPDYNTYLPRRDDENEGGISLLVSATTKFFAPKQNPDTVRSRLVSKSVQRDRAISALLGSFTVDRNGESLAMTIQVRQTRALKAAAIADAIAQHYVDWTAKLTDEATKNTIDYLRGQARELGSRIAAMEREIAAFSANRDLTFDPKDDILRSRLELLNEQFTVASTDETAARSKYLEAKALIASGDVSSVVRVVASEPLDRLRTEQSRLERLKAQLSSKFAKNHPLVADADAELEANRRMMTDEAERIVQELANSAEVAAGRAAKFSTDVAMLQKQIQGRSLAEIRRRELERDLLAEQKRYDQVVLRLGDLDPERGEHKASASVASYAEVPTSPTFPKPALVVVSGSMGSLILAVLTVIIVDVLDDRLYRSNDLEDILGRPNLVTVPRLTRHFRHGSSSFEFAVDNPSSPFGKAMRNLCLGWRTIERSIGGKIVMFCSPSPGEGKTALALGMAAAAATSNLRTVLVDFDSSAKGAGALLGIATPGLVPKIADPPDLCISSMTSPAHPRLDVVFASFTADDSGPLCSYLRKMYDLVIIDAPNLENEEGAVWLAAHVDSIIVVVSAGRTTERKLVNALNRLSVNQPFILGGVLNQGAKPEAGKAALAKSGLWAQVKARFRQKETA